In the Oxyura jamaicensis isolate SHBP4307 breed ruddy duck chromosome 19, BPBGC_Ojam_1.0, whole genome shotgun sequence genome, ggggacggggacagggtgggtgtccccatccccagccccgcagccaccTCCCGCTGTCCGCACCCAGGACGTGTTTCGCCGGCACGGGGGCACGCTGCGTGACGGGGAGAAGGTGCTGAGCATCCAGCCCGGTGCTGTGCTCACCGTCACCACCACCGCCGGGGTGTACCGAGCCCCCCCGGCTCATCATCGCAGCCGGAGCCTGGACCAGTGCCGTGCTGGCACCGCTGGGCCTCCGCCTGCCGCTGCAGGTAAGGGTTGGTGGCACCGTGGGGCGGCGCAGCCGTGGGCACGGCTGACCCGGtggccccccagcccctgcgcATCGACGTGTGCTACTGGAGGGAGAAGGAGCCCGGCAGCCACGGCGTGGGCACGGCCACCCCCTGCTTCATGGCGCTGGGGCTGCCCGAGGCTCCCCATGGCATCTACGGGCTGCCCGCCCTCGAGTACCCCGGGCTGGTCAAGGTGAGCGGGGCACGGTGGCGGGGGCACCGTGTTTTTTCCCCTGGCTGTCCTCGCTGAGCGGCTGTCCCCAGGTGTGCTACCACCACGGCAGCCCCGTTGACCCTGAGGAGAGGGACCGGGCCCCCCCGGGTGCCCCCCGCCCCAGCGTCGCCCTCCTGAGCAGCTTCATCAGCAGCTACCTGCCCGGGCTGGAGCCGCAGCCGGCCGTGCTGGAGACCTGCATGTACACGGTGAGACCTCGCCgccccctctgtccccagccacGGGGCCAGGAGAGGCCCCCCATGTCCCGGCTGTGCCCACggggtgcagcccccagccccgctcgctcaccccatgtccccacagaACACCCCAGATGGAGACTTCATCCTGGACCGGCACCCCAAGCACAGCAACATCGTCATCGGGGCCGGCTTCTCGGGTAGGAGAGGGCACCCGCACCCCCCTGTGTTGCCTTAGGCAAGGCCGTGTCCCCCCCAACTTCTCCTCCCCGCAGGCCACGGGTTCAAGCTGGCGCCGGTGgtggggaagctgctgtgcGAGCTGAGCCTGGGCGAGGAGCCGTCCCACAGCACGGCCCCCTTCGCCATCGGCCGCTTCCCCGGCGTGCTCCGGGCTGCGCTGTAGGTGCTTACACCCCGGTGTGCGTATCCCTGCATCCCAAAGTGCCGCCGCCTCCGGCTCCCTGCGTCCTGGCATCCCCACAGCCTGGCATCCCCATACCCTGCATCCCCGCATCCCCATACCCCACTGCCCAGCACCCCTCCATCCCAGCAGCCCCACACCCCAGCTTTCTGGTCCCCTGCCTCCCAGTGACCCTATATCCTGGTCCCCTGCCTCCCAGTGACCCTATATCCTGGTCCCCTGCATCACAGTGGCCCTATATCCTGGTCCCTGCACCCAACCACCCCTATACCATGGTCCCTGCCTCCCAGTGTCCCTATACCCTGGTCCCTGCACCCAAGCACCCCTATACCCTGGTCCCTGCCTCCTGGTGTCCCTATACCCTGGTCCCCTGCCTCCCAGTGTCCCTATATCCCGGTCCCCTGCCTCCCAGTGTCCCTATATCCCGGTCCCCTGCCTCCCAGTGTCCCTATATCCTGGTCCCCTGCCTCCTGGTGTCCCTATACCCTGGTCCCTgcctccccgcgccccccatGCCAGCTCTGCCAAGCACCCACTCCCCAGAAGCTTTGTCAGCCTGACGGAGCCGGAGGAGCGCGGCGAGACACACTCACTTAGGAGTCaagttaaatgttttaatgttaaatgTGCCATTTTATTATCATTAGATCGCTCCCACTTAATGAAAGCGCATTAGCGCAGCGTGCCTGTAACGGCAGCGAGCGCCGAGCTCGGCCCATTTGTTTCGAAGAGAtgccggaggggggggggggatcggAACGGGATGCTCggtgggggtcccgggggtGCCAGGGGTCCCCCAGGGGTCCCTGGGGCGCAGGGAGCTCCTGGggtggggggttgggggggcaGCACCCGGTGAGTGCCTGAGCCGAAGCCCAGCGCAGGCAGCACGTCGTCGTCTCCTCCGCGTTAAATAATTAACGGCGGCAGGCGGAGGGCTCCCATCTCCGCCGCTCATCTGCGTAGTTCTGAGGATTGATAAAAGGATTCGGCGCCCTGCGGGGgccctctcccacctccccttccccagcacccgTGGGTGCGGTGGGCTCGGCGAAGGCGCTGGGCTCATCCCTGCTGTGCACCCGGTATCCcaccctcaccccccccccccaaaaaaaaaaagaggtgaccCCCCCCTCCTGGCacgcagagcaggcagcagccggcGTCACCAGCCAGAAATGACGtttattttcatacagaaaGGAAGGGGATGAGAAGGGACGCACAGCTGGGCTAGTGCAAACCAAAAGGGGTGGAGTGGGGGGGCCGgtgaggtgggggggggggacacagcccGGGGGAGGGGGCGCACGGGACCCCGTCCCCACGTCCCCTTCCTGGCCGCAGGGCGGCTGCTCCCGGGGGCCCGGCCGGAGACGTCTTTGGCTCAACTAAACAGGGATGGGGAGCACGGGGAGTGCccggggggggctgctggaggtgtttttttttttttggggggggggattttaaGTTACAAAATAAGGAGACAGCAGGCACTGAGGGGCATGGAGCCGCCGGGGACAGACGGGGttgggaggctggggggggcgcgggggctgcagccagcgaGCCGGCCGGGCTGCTCCCCCCGCGGTGAcagccgggaccccccccctgCATCCTCCCCCCCTCACCgtgcaaaaaaagaaataccgGCTGCCCGGGGGGGCCCCGAGGAGCCCGTGGGGCCCAGTATTTCGGGGCCACGAGGGGAAGGGCGGCGGGGGCTACGCGGGGGTCTCGGCGGCCCGGCTCTCCGTCTCGCCGTCGCTGGTGGGGCTGCGGGACGAGCGCTCAGCACCTTCCGCGGCGTCCAGGTCCTCGTCCCATCGGTCGTAGGTGAAGGACCTCCGGCagcccgtggggctgggggggggggagaaacgGGGGGTTAGCGGGGGGACGGGGCAGCTGCCAGACCACCGCCCCCTGCAACGGGGCTGCTTTGGTctctttttttgtaatttccGAGAGATTTGGGCACTGCCATCACCCGCTTGGTCTGCGTGCCCGGCTGTTGCGACGCCACGTGCACAACCCCACGTCCTGAAAACACCGGGTTTGGGCTCAAACGGGTGCTTGGCTGCACCCGCCgactgctggagctgtgcccccagcccctggggacagccccgggcAGTGTGACAGCCCGGCCAGCCATCCAAGACCTTTCTAAAGGctttctgtcctcctcctccagcccttctcCTGTCCGAGCCGTAGGAAAGGATTGAACCCGCTTAAAAATTGCTGCTGGGCTGGACGGTGAGCCCCCGGCACCGCACACAGGCACCCTTCCCTTGGgtgcagcaccccagggtgccaCCGAGGTGGTTCAGCACCCCAGGGCGAGGCCGATTGCaccccccctgctcctgggcGGACAGGGTGCAGGATACGGCCCCGGGGTGCCCAAACGCACCCAAGGCGCAGCCGCCCAACCCCGGCTACTCACCCGCGTCCCCCCCCACATCCACACGCGGCAGCGGGTGCGTGTTAGTACCCGGGTGCCGtggggggggctgcggccccCACCAGCCCACCCCAAATTTCCTGCAGAACTCCCCACGGCCGCGTCCCGGCGGGGAGCCGGCGGGGGATTCGGGGCTTCCCAGCGTGATCCCGGTGCGTCGGCTGAACACGAGGCGGGGGcccagcagggatgctgcttCGGGGGTCCCCAGGGCCATCCGGGGCCGGGCGAGGGTTAGGGACGAGCGGTTAGTGGCACACGGGGAGGTTCATGCTGCACTGCACACACTGCTCCCACCTCCTGCCTCAGTCGCTCTCGGGGCGGTACAGGTACTTCATCATCAGGCTGTCCACCTGCTTCTTGcgctgcttctcctccttcttgcccCGGTTGGGGCGCGCCGGCTcctcgccccccgccgcccgcgggCCCTTCTTGACGCTGGATGTGCTCCGGTAGGAGCCGGAGGAGGAATCGGAGGAGGAATCGGAGGAGCCCGATTCGGAGGATgacttcttcttcttcttcttggaTTTCTTCTTGGATTTCTTGGCGCGCTTCTTGGAGCTCTTCTTCTTCcgctcctcctcttcctccgaGGAGGAGGACTctgaggaagagctgctgcGGTGCCGGCTGGCATGCCGGGACGACCGGGACACTTCGAGGGCGGAGGCGGAGCGGCGGAGGCTGCCGGGGTTTCGCTCGGCGGCGGCGCCCAGGGGGGCCGCGCTTTTCACGCTGCGCACGCTGTGGCCGTCATCCGAGTTGGCCTCGGGGCTGGAACAGCCCCCGGCCCGCGGCGGGCGGTAGCTCAGCACCTCCTGGATGGCGGCCTCCAGGTCGGGGTCGAGGTAGGAGCGGTGCCCCACCGGGCGGGCGTCCCCGGGGGGCCCGTCCTCGGAggcggcgctgcggggccggggggggcacGGAGAAGCTGCGCCCCAGCGGGGGCTGCCCCCGAAACACCTCGTCCGCCTCGTCCAGGCGGCTGCGTGCGAGGGAAAGCCGCGACTCGGGGCGTCCCTCCAACCCCCCGCGGCGGCTCCGCAGGCTGCCGGGGCTGGAGAGGGCGAAGCTCAGCACCGAGCATCCCTCGTCGCCCTCGTCCCCGTCCTCCGGCCCACGCCAGGAGGCCGAGGAGGCCCGGCTCACCGGGGCGGAGGCGACGGAGGCTTTCTCGCCCTCGGCGTTGGCCGAGAGGGACCAACGCTTGCCCAGCCCTTGCCGAGCCCGGCCGCTGGCGTCGGCGAAGGCGCGGGCGATGACGGCCGCCCGGTCCTCGTGCTCGGCGCCGCGGGCTGCCCTGCGGGCGGCGCGCTCGGGGGACTCGGGCCGCTCGCTCAGCGCGCTGAAAAGGGTCTGCTCGTCCCCGCGGCCGCCTATGGAGTCCTTGAGGCTGGGCCGCTTCCTATAGCTGAGGCAGCTCAACACCGACACCGGGCGCTCCTCGCCCTCCGGGCCGTCCGCGGGGGCCGATCTGGGCAGGGGGGCATCGGGCGCGCGCCGGGGAGGCAAGAGAGAGGGGGGGTGCGcggggggtggggtggggggaggcagCGTGCCGAGAGGCAGGCTAAATAATTTGCGTCAGCGGAAAACAGCTTCATGGAAAATGCCATGCAAATTAGGGTATTGTTCTAGCCCGTCACTTTGATTCCCCTTTAAAGTGTTTCGTTCAATTTATTTCATTGTCAGCTACCTGGAGCCGCCGCGTTTGATTCCCGACTTCAGAAAAGGTGGAATTATCTCcaataacaaaatgttttacatcTGCACCGCTGAATAAATTAAACCAATTAAGAAAAACTGGCTCAGATCTATCCCCCTGCTCGGCAGAAGGAGGGGGGGAGCCCCCCGGGACTCCCGAAGCCCTGCCAGGAAATTGGGTTTGGATGAAAGCAATCTGCACTCATCAGGCGAGCGCGCTCCCCGGGGATTGGCCCTGACCGCCGCAGCCGGGGGACGTGAGGGGGGCCACGTGTCCCCCCTCGGGGACATTTGGGGGGCGTGAGGCTGGGTGATGTGCCGGGGAGGGGTGCGTGATGGAGGGACGTGGTGGAGCTGCGAAAAAGGGGAGGATGGAGAGGGGATGTGGGGGCAGGAGCCCACCACGGGTACCTGCGTGGAGAGGCAGGGGGACCAGGGAGGTCCCCAagggtgtggggagctggggacgtGCCAGCACCCGGGCACGTGTGTCCCCAGTGGAGACGGAGCCTCTCACCAGCGTTTGCCTTCCCCCAGAAAGCCACACAAGCATCGTGCAGCACCGCAGCACCGCTGGGTGACGTCCATCCCTCTCCCCGGCCCCTCGTTGGCCATCCCCATCCTCTCCCAGGTGCTGACACCCCGACCTGCACCCACCTGCTGCTCTTCAGGCTGCCGTCATCCGAGAGCGCTTTGGAGGAGCCTTTGTTCTTGGAGAGCCACGACTTGACCCCATCCACGCGGTCCTCCAGCTCCGAGTCCACGTCCGAGTCGCCGTCGCTGGCAGAGGGAGAAAGCCACCGATGAGCAGCGGGGCAGCGGGCGCCGCGGAGGTGCCACCACGCACCCGGCGCGGCCACCTCCTGGCGCCCATCCTGCTCCATCTCGGGGGCACAAACCCGCATGCTCCGGGCTCCCCGAGCCACAGCCGTGCCACGACCCCCCCCCTGACGCCCCCAACAAGCCCCCCCAAGAGGACGCGAGGCCACcgggcaggaggaaggggctcGGCACAAGCGTGCCGGCTGCCCCGGGCTCGCGGCGCGTCTCGCAGGAGAGCCCTGGATGTGCGCGGAGACGTGGCTGGAAAAATACCGACGAGGCGCAGGGGGAGCGAGAGGAACCACGCGGGGCATGGCTCCAGAaacgtgggggggggggatttcgGGCTCGCCGAGAGCACGGGGCCATGGAGGAAATAAGTGGGTTCGTTTTATAGGCCGCCGTCAAGCGCCGAATTACAGCGGGGAAGAGCCACGCTGATGTGTTTGGGTAAACAGGAGTTTAGCAGGCAGAGCTGAAACGACTCCGGCAAGGCGGGCGCACGAGCGCGGCGGGCAGATTTACGGCCCTGCCGTGACGGAGAACCCCTGATTTACGCCCAGGCATAAAAAAAGCCCTATCTGGCTTAAAACATCTAATTTATAATGGCCGTTCATAACCATATTGATTGCCTTTAGAAAGAAGGTGCCGTGCGCCTTGCAAAAATCCATTGCTCCGCGTTAAAAGCATCCCCGCATAAATCTCCACTAATACCTCGCTGCTTACTGCTTTCATTAGGGTTATCGCGGTGCCCGTAAGGAAATCGAAGcctcgtgtcccccccccgaCCCCGCCGGGCTCCCTGCTGCCGGCCGGCACGGGGCGAGGGATGGATAATTTCATCCTAAACGGACGCTTTATCCACACGGCCTCGGGCTCAGTCCCTGCCCAGGGACCGGCACGGCGGGGGTTTAAGGCTGTCATAGACCCTGCGTACGCATCGGCCTCGTTACGCTCAAAGCAACGAGCTGCACTTCGTCACGCGCCGCTCCCTCCCCTGCAATATATCCAGGCAACGCTcggctttaaaaaaaaaaaaaaaagggaagaaaaaaaaaaaaaccaagccCCATAAACAAACTCAGGGGGCAGCCGAGGTTTGAAATCGGCGGAATTAAACTCCCCGTCAAACGCAATTTATGTCCGGATGAGAGTGCCATTAGTTAACCGGGACCCGCGGCGCGGGGGAGCGCGCGAGGCAGCCCGGGCGGCGCGGGACATTAATTGCGGGTGACAGCGGGGCTCCGGTGGCCTCCGGTGCTGCtcccggtgcccggtgccgtggcaggatccggccccggccccgcggagGCGGTTAGGGGCAGCGGTGCGGCCGCGGGTGCTGTTAGCTGCATGCGGAGCTGGGCCAGTGGCATGCgggggccccggccccgggggggtgAGAGGGGGttaggggaggggggggggggaggatggagaaggaaagaggaggtCCTCACAGtttactctttcttttctgatactTTGCCACCATGTCCTGCAAACtgggagggggtggggagggagaaacaTAACAGaatgaaatcaaatgaaatttaaaataatttttaaaaaaagaaaccaagcgGAGGGGGGGGTGAATAGGGAGCAAATCAAagggtggggatgggatgggggggATTTGGCTGCTCTGACCCCTTCTgaagggctgggctgggctggatcCCAGCGCCCTGAGCCTCCTGTGCCCCCGGGGGtcctggggctgtccccagaaGTTGTGGCCGGGGGTGCTCCGTAAGGCCCACGGCTGTGCTTCGGGCACCTCCGCAAGCTGcaggggggctgcgggtggAGGGGGGGATGGATGGGTGCACGGGAGCGTGGGGGGACGCGTGGGTGCTCGGAtggatgggtgggtgggtggatggatggatggatgcaCGGGTGGCCAGATGCACGCGTGCAGCGATGCACgggtggatggatggacagGTGGATGGACAGATGGACGGACAGCGCCCTGCCAGGGCCGGGCACCGCCGAGGGTCCCCCCCCGAGGACCTTTCTGAAGTGGCGAGGAGAAGCGGTGAGCCCGGGTGAGGTGCCCCCATGCGGGAGCCAGGCCCGGGGCGCGCTCACCTGTTGATGAGGTCCTCGTTGCTGTCGCTCTCCATCTCGTCCTCGATGGCAGCCTGCAGGTCCCCGATGCGCTTGAAGGCCAGCTTCAGGTCCGACTGCAGGCTCTGGTTGGCGGCTTCCAGGCTCTCCAGGTCCATCTCCTGCAGGGATGGTGTAGGGTGAGCATGGGGCGCAGGGACCCCACTGGGCTCCAGGCCCCTTCGGGGGGGGTGCTCCGGAGCGACGCCCCTCACCAGCTCGTGTTTCTTGCGGCTGGCCTCCGCCTCCTTCTTGGCCAGCTCGCCCATCTCCTCCTTGACGTCGCGGAGCTGCCGCTGCAGCCGCTTGTTCTGCTCCTTCTCCCGGTTCTCGGCGGCCGCCCGCTGGTCCCGCTCCTCCGTCAGCTTCTCCATGTTCTCCTTGAGCCGCGTGGCCAGGCTCTGCGGGGCCGCACTGGTGGGCTCgggggcagctgcagcaccctccCTTGCCCCCCGATGCCCTGCCCCACCCCCGGGTACCCCCAAATTGCAGCAACACCCCCCCACCTGCTGCGGTTACGGCGGCTCAGCGCGGGCGCTGTGCCACCCTCCCCGAGGGCTCGCACGAGGACGGATCCGTCCCCATGAATTTACATGAGGGGACGGGAAGGAGGCGGGAGGACGAGAGCGGCATCTCCGGGAGaaaccaaccccccccccccaggccagGGAAGGGGTAGAACAATTGCAAGGGCTTTGGCGAATTGGAAAAATAGATTTAACTTGGTGTGAAGTAATTACAGCATGTAACGTcgggaaaaaaatagcttccaTTCTCCACCAGCCGCTGAGCCAGCCGCTGCATATTTATGGCCCCGGCAGAGAGAGCGGGAAGGGAAATAACAGCTAGGAAAATATTAAGAGGAGAGCTAAGCTGCTCAGCTCCCTCggcagagagctgcagaggcagaaTATAAAGCAGGCTGCGTTTAGCAGGGCCGGGAGAGTCCATAATTTCACTTAGTCGATGCAGGGAAATAGCAGCACTTTGCCGGGCCGGGTGGCGGATTACGGTTATCAGCGCCCGCCGGAGCTTCCCCGGTGGGGCCGGCAGCACCGCGGCGGCGTTGGGGGGTCCGGGGATGGGGACGCTGGGGATGTCCCCAGGGGACCCCTGGGTTTCTTCGTGCCTCGGTCGCATCGCCGTGGCAGCTCCGTGGGGACTGGGGATGTGTCGGACCCAGCCTGTGTCTGTCAGGGGGGTGCCTGTGCCTACCTCCAGGCGCTTGACTTGCGTCCGCTCGAACTCCAGCCTGGTCTCCAGCTCGCGGATCTTGGCCTCCTGCCGGCTCACCAGCGACTTGTCCACCATGGACTGCTCGAGGAACtccagctggctctgcagcGCTTGCAGCTGCGGGCAGGCAGCCTCAGCGCCAGCTCCTTGCCTCCCCCTGTGCCTTCCCCCCTTGTCATCCCCGCAGAGAGCTCCGGGGACCCCCTGGGATAGCCCCTGTGATGCTGGGGGGGTGCCACAGGGCAAGCAGCGGGTTTCTGGGTGCCCCCACCCCCAGCTTTGCTCCTCaccttctcctgcagctcctgcttctccttGTTGACCTCCTCCAGCTGCGCCTGGAGGTCGTTCATCTGCGCCAGGTCCCGGGATGCCTGCGGGACGAGCCAGGCCGTTAGTGGGGCCGGCAGGGGACCGGCGTTATGGGGTGTGGGGGTTCCCCCTCACCTGGGCCACCGCCGCCTTGTGCTTCTTCATCAGCTCGTTCATGTCCTCCTGGTCCTCCTCCAGGCGACTCTGCACCTCGTTCTTCTCCCGCTGCAGCCGgctcagctgctcttccagctggggggaaaaacagTGTCTCCTGCTGTGCCTCCACGTCCCCCCACCTGGCCAAGCCCCCAGGGAGGGGGCACCCACCCTGGCATGCAGCGTGGCCCTGGCTCTGccgagccccctccccaaaaaagCCCCAGAGGGTGCAGGCTCACCCTGCTGGCACAAGGAAGGGGTCTTCCCCTGGGGCACGGCGCACCCCAAAATCACTTACGGCTGCCTTGGCTTTGGAGAGGTCATCGATCTGAAGGTGGAGGTCTTCAATCTCCACCTCCATGGACTTGCGGGCCTTGACGGCGGCCGCGCAGGTGAACTCGGACTCCTCGAGCTGCGGGGACACGGCTCAGCACCCGgccgggggcacggggacaccccCAACCCCTCGGGGGACGTGCTGTGGGGGCGGGCAGCCTGGACGCACCTGGTTCTTGAGCTGGGCGATCTCCCTCTTGCTGGGCGCGTTGTTCTTCAGGTGGTCCAGCATGATCTGCGCGTCGGCCAGCAGCGCCTTCGTCCTCTTCAGGTCGCGGCGCAGGCGCTTCTCCGTCTCGAAGTCCCTCTGGTTGGCCTGCAGGGGGAGGGAAAGCCGTGCCAGGCACCACATTTTGGtgaccccccccgccccgcggcaCCTCGGTGTCCCCGTGCCCAACCTGGTCGCTGACGGCGGATAATTTGCTCTCCAGCTCCCGCTTCTCTCTCAGCACCTTCTGCTTGTCCTCGtactcctcctccagctgcacctCCATCTGCTTCAGCTGCGGAGAGCCCGGGGAGCCCGGTCGGGGGGACAGGAACGGGACCCCCCCCCACGTGTGCCATgtgccctggggacacggggtgaCCCCTCGGGCCGGACACAGCGAGCACCCGTTTGCGCAATGGGCGGCGTGATGCCCAGCGTGCGAGCGGGACCGGTCGGACCTGCCAAGCCTGCCAGAGCCGGGCAGCGGGCGCGTGGGAGCCGGGCGTTGTGTGATGGTGTCCCCAGCGCCTCCCCGGCACCCAGCCGGGGCACGGGACGCATCCCGGCTTCCCCCTTGGGCAGCAGGGCCGTGGCCAAGCCCTACCTTCTTCTGGCACGACTGCCGAatctcctccacctcctcgTCGCGGCTCTCCACCTCCTTGGCGTGGGTCTGCCGCAGCCGCTCCATCTCCATCTCGAGCCGCAGCTTGGCCTGGAAaaaaggggagagggggggggggtggtaaGAGAcaaggggacacggggacgcCCCCAGGCCGCTGCCCTGCTCACCCAGTAAACCTCCTGCTCCTCGGCCGaccgcgccgcccgccccgtgGTGACCTGCCGTGCCATGGTGGCGGCGCCAAGGGCCGGGAGCTGCGTCCGCAGCCGTAGCCTGGCCTGACGCCGGGGTGAGGGCGGTCGCCTCCGCTCACCGGGCAAGCCCGGCCCAGGTAATGACAGCCCTGCACGAAACCACCCCGCCCAGAAACCCACGCGCACGTGGGGCGGCCGAGCCCTCGCCCCTCCCCGCCGTACCTGCTCCAGCATCTGGATGGTGCCAGCCTGCTCGTCCAGTTCCTCCTCCTGGTCCTTCACCTTGGCCTCCAGGTCCCGCAGCTGCTTCTTCACCTTGGCGAGGGACGCCTCGTCCTTCGACTCCTGGCAGGAGATGTCCTGCAGCTCGGCCTCCAGCGCCTCCGCCCGCTGCGTCAGCCCGGCGATGTCCGAGTCCTTATCCTGCGGGGACGGGGAGCGGCGGTGAgcctgggggagggggggggattGCCCGGCGCGGCGAGCGGCGAAGTGCCGGGCTCCTctcacctccagcagctgcttgaGGCCGAAGACCTCGGCCACCAGCACGTCCTTCTCGCGGCTCAGCTTCTCCCGCTGCAGCCTCTCCCGCTGCGCCTCCTCGTGCGCCTGCGAGAGCTCGCCGTCGAATCTGCGCGGCGAGAGCGCGGCGTGCTCAGCACCCCATGCCCCTGCCGGCCCTGCTCCACCTGGCGTCGCTGCCGGCCGTGCTGGTTACGAGCCCTTTCGTTTCCAGCACGCACAGAGCAGGGAGATGCTCGGAGCAAATCCTCCCGGCACCTTCACCCAACGGCTCGTCGGGAGCGCGGCGCTTTCGGTGTGCACCCGAGCAGCCTCAGCAGCCTCCCCACAGGGCCGGCACGTGCCGGTGGGACCgtggctgctggtggtgggggCTTGGCTACGTGGGGACGGCTGCTTGAAGCAGGATGTGGAGGGGCTACAACGCACAGGGGTCTCCACCAGAGGGGCTGTTGCAGTCTCGGCTCCCTGGTCCCATCCCCGGGTAGCCGCAGGGACGTGAGCCCCCGGCGTGGCAGCGCTCAGcccctcccagcacccccaAGAGAGGATCAGAGGGGTTTGCTCTGAAATCGCTGCCTCTGGGGCTTGGAAAATAACCCTGCGCTCGGGTTTGTGACCTGTGTTACACACCCCGGCAGCTAATCCCCATTTTTCTTCGCGCTGGGTAATAAACAGCTGCATTAACACAGGCTCCAATCCGCggaaattgaaattaattagATTGGATTCTCTCgctgtatttgtgtgtgtgatcaTTACCATAATGAGATGAAAGCGTCCCTGCTGCTTAATAACGTTAGCAAActttggggctgggagaggagacGGGAAAGAGAGCGGGCGCCGAGCAGAGCCTCAGGGCACAGCCCCACCTAGGGGC is a window encoding:
- the PIPOX gene encoding LOW QUALITY PROTEIN: peroxisomal sarcosine oxidase (The sequence of the model RefSeq protein was modified relative to this genomic sequence to represent the inferred CDS: deleted 1 base in 1 codon) — its product is MAALSQPRQASYDAIVIGAGIQGSFAAYHLAQRHRDTLLLEQFVLPHSRGSSHGQSRITRSAYPQAHYARMMPDSFRLWQRLEAEAGTSLYRRTGLVVLGPAGDPELEGCRRGAGPGDTLDAAALARRFPGLRPRAGDVALWDGSGGVLRADRALRAVQDVFRRHGGTLRDGEKVLSIQPGAVLTVTTTAGVYRAPRLIIAAGAWTSAVLAPLGLRLPLQPLRIDVCYWREKEPGSHGVGTATPCFMALGLPEAPHGIYGLPALEYPGLVKVCYHHGSPVDPEERDRAPPGAPRPSVALLSSFISSYLPGLEPQPAVLETCMYTNTPDGDFILDRHPKHSNIVIGAGFSGHGFKLAPVVGKLLCELSLGEEPSHSTAPFAIGRFPGVLRAAL